From the genome of Nitrosopumilus sp., one region includes:
- a CDS encoding CoA ester lyase: protein MTQLFRSLIFVPGNNSRFLEKAKNLNADIVCFDLEDSVPDDEKVNARKLIKLALKSRKSYKSSIFVRTNSPVSGKISLDLKEIVQKGIDGIVVPKVNNIKEMKKIENALFKLENTRKLKPIQIIPSIESSEGVVNTFDIASFGKRISAVVFGVFDLLNDLGVEYTKDSEGSKYSRRKIPVDAHAAGVAAIDAIWQDLKDAKGLEKDCKTGKSLGYSGKSVIHPDQISVVHKLFHPNKNEILWAEKVCEIYPGFTKKGKGATTIDGKMIDEVHYKQAKALLELVK from the coding sequence ATGACGCAGCTTTTCAGAAGCCTTATTTTTGTTCCGGGTAACAATTCGAGGTTTCTTGAAAAAGCTAAAAACTTGAATGCTGACATTGTATGTTTTGATCTTGAAGATTCTGTTCCGGATGACGAGAAGGTTAATGCTCGAAAACTAATCAAGCTGGCACTAAAGTCTAGAAAGTCTTACAAGTCTTCGATTTTTGTACGTACAAATTCTCCAGTTTCGGGAAAAATCTCTCTGGATCTCAAAGAAATAGTTCAAAAAGGAATTGATGGAATTGTTGTTCCAAAGGTAAACAACATCAAAGAAATGAAAAAGATCGAAAATGCGTTATTCAAACTGGAAAATACACGTAAACTAAAACCCATTCAAATCATTCCTTCAATCGAGTCCTCAGAAGGAGTGGTTAACACATTTGATATTGCGTCATTTGGAAAAAGAATTTCTGCTGTAGTTTTTGGAGTGTTTGATTTGTTAAACGACTTGGGAGTAGAATACACCAAGGATTCTGAGGGATCTAAATATTCAAGAAGAAAGATACCTGTCGATGCCCATGCAGCTGGAGTAGCCGCGATAGATGCCATTTGGCAGGATCTCAAAGATGCTAAAGGATTGGAAAAAGATTGTAAAACTGGTAAAAGCCTCGGATATTCGGGAAAAAGTGTCATACACCCAGACCAAATTTCAGTTGTACACAAGCTATTTCATCCAAATAAAAATGAAATTTTATGGGCTGAGAAAGTATGTGAAATCTATCCTGGATTCACCAAGAAAGGAAAAGGTGCCACTACCATTGATGGAAAAATGATAGATGAGGTACATTACAAACAAGCAAAAGCACTTTTGGAACTTGTAAAGTGA
- a CDS encoding RNase P subunit, with protein MKPRVRKIAIERMEILIENAITNARTNPTLSQRQAFLARRISTRHKIRMSYHLRMVFCKKCKSFIVPGINSRIRLGGASVKAIRISCNLCGHTYRKIIPQ; from the coding sequence GTGAAACCTAGGGTAAGAAAAATTGCAATCGAAAGAATGGAAATTCTTATTGAAAATGCAATTACCAATGCAAGAACAAACCCCACACTTTCTCAACGACAAGCCTTTCTTGCCAGAAGAATCAGCACCAGACATAAAATCCGAATGTCGTATCATCTTAGGATGGTCTTTTGCAAAAAATGCAAGTCCTTTATTGTCCCTGGAATCAATTCCAGAATTCGTTTGGGGGGAGCATCTGTCAAGGCGATCAGGATTTCCTGTAATCTGTGCGGGCATACTTATCGCAAAATTATACCTCAATGA
- a CDS encoding ribosome biogenesis protein: protein MISLILSESALEMIPSELRHHPSVISHARRLGKDSSDILLDNSWHFAAMKGIENEIKRGRPDLVHFSILEATTIPLYFQNKMRLFVHTVDDKIISFGENVHVPKSYHRFAGVMEKLYREKKITSDNDVLLKIEDKTFSELVDEINPSKIIGFSINGNENTYEKIAADIVDDTCIVFGGFQKGHFSDSVENKITDLYSVGGESFEGHVVIARMLYECEKTIFM, encoded by the coding sequence ATGATTTCCTTAATTTTATCAGAATCTGCATTGGAGATGATTCCATCTGAATTAAGACATCATCCGTCAGTCATTTCACATGCAAGACGGCTTGGAAAAGACTCATCTGATATTCTGTTGGATAATTCATGGCATTTTGCAGCCATGAAGGGAATTGAAAATGAAATTAAAAGAGGAAGGCCTGATCTGGTACATTTTTCAATTCTTGAAGCTACGACTATTCCGTTATATTTCCAAAATAAGATGAGACTTTTTGTTCATACAGTTGATGACAAAATAATATCTTTTGGAGAAAATGTTCATGTTCCTAAATCATATCACCGATTTGCAGGTGTCATGGAAAAGCTGTATAGAGAAAAAAAAATTACATCTGACAATGACGTGTTATTAAAAATTGAAGATAAAACGTTCTCAGAACTTGTTGATGAAATTAACCCATCAAAAATAATTGGTTTTTCTATAAATGGAAATGAGAATACATATGAAAAAATTGCTGCAGATATTGTCGATGACACCTGCATTGTATTTGGGGGATTCCAAAAAGGACATTTCTCTGATTCAGTTGAAAACAAAATCACAGATCTTTATTCTGTTGGCGGTGAATCATTTGAGGGTCATGTTGTAATTGCCAGAATGCTTTATGAGTGCGAAAAAACCATTTTTATGTAG
- a CDS encoding DNA-binding protein, with translation MSFPESNEPPHDNNTNHELAAQKEQILKQVLSPEARMRLNNIKMVKPELSDMVEQYLIGMATQGKIPGQINDEQLKQILLSTQQPKRDFKINRI, from the coding sequence ATGAGCTTTCCAGAATCCAATGAACCACCGCATGACAATAATACCAATCATGAATTGGCCGCACAAAAGGAACAAATTCTGAAACAAGTTCTTTCACCCGAGGCTAGAATGAGATTAAACAACATCAAAATGGTCAAGCCTGAACTGTCTGATATGGTTGAACAATACCTAATTGGAATGGCAACTCAAGGAAAAATTCCAGGTCAGATAAATGACGAACAACTAAAGCAAATATTGCTCTCCACGCAGCAACCAAAACGTGATTTTAAGATAAATCGAATATAG
- a CDS encoding 30S ribosomal protein S19e — MAKVYDVPADVLITRLADVLRSEDIPAPSWIPFVKTGAHADKPPQDREWWQTRCASIMRKIYLNGPIGVNALRNDYGGGKPSGYGAAHHKDAGGAIIRNAIQGLEKLGYLEKVEKKGRIISKQGMQKLDRLSTEILKELIVENHLLKIYS, encoded by the coding sequence ATGGCAAAGGTATACGATGTACCAGCAGATGTATTGATAACAAGATTGGCTGACGTCTTAAGAAGTGAAGATATTCCTGCACCTTCGTGGATTCCATTTGTAAAGACTGGAGCTCATGCAGATAAGCCACCTCAAGATAGGGAATGGTGGCAAACAAGATGTGCATCAATTATGAGAAAAATTTACCTTAACGGTCCAATCGGAGTTAATGCTTTAAGAAATGACTATGGTGGTGGAAAGCCATCTGGATATGGTGCTGCTCATCATAAAGATGCAGGTGGCGCAATTATTCGTAATGCAATTCAAGGATTGGAAAAACTTGGCTATCTCGAAAAGGTTGAGAAGAAAGGACGTATTATATCTAAACAAGGGATGCAAAAACTTGATAGATTATCAACAGAGATTCTTAAGGAATTAATTGTTGAGAATCATCTATTGAAAATATATTCTTAG
- a CDS encoding adenosylcobalamin-dependent ribonucleoside-diphosphate reductase → MDNSQIENTINEIRKRSGAVTVFNKDKISNAIYQALAATSKADRGVADKLAEDVVNKLLEQGFTSSRVPTVEDIQDIVESTLIDSGNSNIAKAYIVYRHERRKLRDEKMRVLNLKALDPVSKKFDLNCLRVLASRYLFRNGKSEIIESPTQMFERVAILVGIGDMLYDSQVFDKSGNNKQDVDEAKSYLEKLDAFDYKFRVGDYFFNKWHFRSLINHYVALANKGQMKITFKDLLTLLAAKKLEIYSDKITEYYEMMTRQDFLPNSPTMMNAGGRLGQLSACFVLGMNDGMEDIMKSTSDAALIFKSGGGVGINYSDLREEGDIVASTSGVASGPVSFMNIINTVTEVVKQGGKRRGANMGIIEAWHPDVEKFITNKTEPGVLENFNVSVGIWEDFWHALVNTTDGNYVLRSPRDKKPVKEINAHHLIDLIALFAWKSAEPGLIFFDQINKYNVFAKARQAPLRATNPCGEQSLYPYESCNLGSINLVNLAKRQADGSYEFDWQGYEEIIRKTTRFLDNIIDVNNYPVPEINVASKESRRIGLGVMGGADLLYRLKIPYNSKEGYELQSKLSEALTYYSMEESVALASSRGEFPLCSKTEYPEGKIPVSGYYEKSKDFHSYEWDPLIDKIQKHGIRNVLTTTVAPTGTLSMIADCSNGMEPAFALVFEKRVTVGRFFYTNKILEEALKEEGLYTDEILEKIADNYGSLKGLDEIPQWMQDVFVTAMDIHWADHLMAQGVWQDWIGNAIAKTINMPYDVTVEDVKSAYLLAHEIGLKGMTVYRDGSRHKQVLHMTSENATKTFEVTPSKYMTDFITANITNPYILSQVTASLALKVHDEDIKIESAKVEEVSEDRLCPTCKNNLVFVEGCSMCIECGYSGCTSG, encoded by the coding sequence ATGGACAATTCACAGATAGAAAATACGATCAATGAGATCCGTAAGCGCAGTGGCGCAGTAACGGTTTTCAATAAAGATAAAATTTCAAATGCCATTTATCAGGCATTGGCTGCCACCTCTAAAGCCGATCGTGGCGTAGCTGACAAACTAGCTGAAGACGTAGTCAACAAACTATTAGAGCAGGGATTCACAAGCTCCAGGGTACCTACAGTTGAGGATATTCAGGATATCGTAGAGTCAACTCTGATTGACAGTGGCAACAGCAACATTGCAAAGGCATACATCGTCTACAGGCACGAGAGAAGAAAACTAAGAGATGAAAAAATGAGGGTGCTTAATCTCAAGGCCCTTGATCCGGTCTCTAAGAAGTTTGATCTGAACTGTCTTCGGGTATTGGCTTCGAGATATCTTTTCAGAAATGGAAAGAGTGAGATTATTGAGTCTCCAACTCAAATGTTTGAAAGAGTGGCAATTCTGGTCGGCATTGGCGACATGCTTTACGATTCACAGGTATTTGACAAATCTGGAAATAACAAGCAAGACGTAGATGAGGCAAAATCTTATCTTGAAAAACTAGATGCTTTTGACTACAAGTTCAGGGTCGGAGATTATTTCTTCAACAAATGGCATTTTAGATCCCTGATCAATCACTATGTGGCCCTTGCAAACAAAGGCCAGATGAAAATAACCTTCAAGGATCTTCTGACGTTGCTGGCAGCAAAAAAACTTGAGATCTATTCAGATAAAATCACTGAATACTATGAAATGATGACGCGCCAAGACTTTTTGCCAAACTCACCAACCATGATGAATGCAGGCGGAAGACTGGGTCAGCTGTCTGCATGCTTTGTACTTGGAATGAATGACGGCATGGAAGACATCATGAAGTCAACTTCTGATGCCGCATTAATCTTCAAGTCCGGTGGAGGGGTTGGAATCAACTATTCAGATCTTCGCGAAGAAGGTGACATTGTTGCATCTACATCCGGTGTTGCTTCAGGACCTGTATCCTTCATGAACATCATTAACACTGTAACTGAAGTCGTCAAGCAAGGCGGAAAAAGACGCGGTGCAAACATGGGAATTATAGAGGCATGGCATCCTGACGTTGAAAAATTCATTACAAACAAAACAGAACCTGGAGTTTTGGAAAACTTTAACGTAAGTGTCGGCATCTGGGAAGACTTTTGGCATGCACTTGTAAATACAACTGATGGCAACTATGTACTACGCAGTCCTCGTGATAAAAAACCTGTAAAAGAAATCAATGCACATCATCTAATTGATCTGATTGCGTTGTTTGCATGGAAAAGCGCTGAGCCCGGACTGATTTTCTTTGATCAAATCAACAAGTACAACGTATTTGCAAAGGCCAGACAAGCACCGTTAAGAGCAACCAATCCATGCGGCGAGCAGAGTCTCTATCCGTACGAGTCTTGCAATCTGGGCTCAATCAACTTGGTAAATCTTGCAAAGAGACAAGCAGATGGATCCTACGAGTTTGATTGGCAGGGCTATGAGGAAATAATTCGCAAGACGACAAGATTCTTGGACAATATCATCGATGTGAATAATTATCCGGTTCCAGAAATCAACGTGGCCTCAAAAGAGTCACGCAGAATCGGACTGGGAGTAATGGGAGGGGCAGATCTCTTGTACAGGCTAAAAATCCCATACAATTCCAAAGAAGGATATGAATTGCAATCAAAGCTGTCTGAAGCTCTGACGTACTATTCAATGGAGGAGAGCGTGGCACTTGCCAGTTCACGTGGCGAATTCCCTCTATGCTCAAAGACAGAATATCCTGAAGGAAAGATCCCTGTATCTGGATACTATGAGAAATCCAAGGATTTTCATTCATACGAGTGGGATCCACTAATTGACAAAATCCAAAAACATGGAATCCGAAATGTGCTGACTACAACTGTGGCGCCAACTGGCACGCTTTCCATGATTGCCGACTGTTCAAACGGAATGGAACCTGCATTTGCACTGGTGTTTGAAAAGAGAGTCACCGTTGGAAGATTCTTCTATACAAACAAGATTCTTGAAGAGGCCCTCAAAGAAGAAGGACTCTACACCGATGAAATTCTTGAAAAGATTGCAGACAACTATGGCTCCTTGAAGGGATTGGATGAAATTCCGCAATGGATGCAGGATGTCTTTGTTACGGCAATGGACATTCACTGGGCTGATCATCTGATGGCTCAAGGCGTATGGCAGGATTGGATTGGAAATGCGATTGCAAAGACAATCAACATGCCTTATGATGTGACAGTGGAGGATGTAAAATCCGCATATCTGCTGGCACACGAAATAGGGCTGAAGGGAATGACTGTGTATCGTGACGGCTCCAGACACAAGCAGGTTCTTCACATGACAAGTGAAAATGCGACAAAGACGTTTGAGGTGACTCCAAGTAAGTACATGACTGACTTTATCACTGCAAACATTACGAATCCATACATTCTGTCTCAGGTCACCGCTTCATTGGCATTGAAGGTCCATGATGAGGACATCAAAATCGAGTCTGCAAAGGTGGAAGAGGTTTCAGAGGATCGTCTGTGTCCGACGTGTAAAAACAACTTGGTCTTCGTTGAGGGTTGCAGCATGTGTATTGAATGCGGATACAGTGGGTGTACATCGGGATAA
- a CDS encoding riboflavin synthase, which yields MFTGIVEGIGKIEKISKDTKNRSAIQMTVNLGKHAKGLKIGQSVALNGVCLTATKLTKSSCIFEMIEETTKKTDLGNLKIGGIVNVERSLKAGERLEGHFVLGHVDGVAVIKKILKKPKEVQVWFEVPKKLSKYVVKKGSIAMDGISLTLVDVKNTLASVSLIPHTIDVTNFHSKKVGDKVNIETDILGKYILK from the coding sequence ATGTTTACCGGAATTGTTGAAGGTATTGGCAAAATCGAAAAAATTTCTAAAGATACCAAAAATAGAAGTGCAATTCAAATGACTGTCAATCTTGGTAAGCATGCAAAGGGACTAAAAATTGGACAAAGTGTTGCTTTGAATGGAGTCTGTCTTACTGCAACTAAATTAACTAAATCAAGCTGTATCTTTGAAATGATAGAGGAGACAACAAAGAAAACAGATCTTGGTAATTTAAAAATTGGAGGAATTGTAAATGTTGAACGAAGTTTAAAAGCTGGTGAGCGATTAGAAGGACATTTTGTTTTGGGTCATGTAGATGGTGTAGCCGTGATTAAAAAAATTCTAAAAAAGCCTAAAGAGGTTCAAGTTTGGTTTGAAGTTCCTAAAAAACTGTCAAAATATGTTGTAAAAAAAGGCTCTATTGCAATGGATGGAATTAGTCTGACTCTAGTTGATGTTAAAAATACACTTGCATCTGTTTCATTGATTCCTCATACTATTGACGTTACAAACTTTCATAGCAAAAAAGTGGGCGATAAAGTTAATATTGAAACTGATATTCTCGGAAAATATATTCTAAAATAA
- a CDS encoding zinc-binding dehydrogenase, protein MKAVVYNEYAPDDNYAKILKVQDIDDPKPKSDEVVFEVKSTALNYNDIWGMRGVPVAVPLPHVSGSDAAGDVIAVGEDVKNIKVGDKVVSHSNMSCRVCKACTDGREFDCIKRTIWGFQTGPTWGAFQEVTHLPEVNVSKIPEGVSYDEAAAASMTILTSWHMLVGRAKITPGQTVLIMGGGSGVGSFGIQIAKLYNCDVIATASPDKLDKCLELGADYAVDHRKDDWSKEVYKISKEIAKRKGEAPGIDLSFDHIGETHWNQQLQLLKYGATLVSCGATTGYNAKTDLRHVFFKGTNILGSTQGTKAELDQALYWMGQGKIKAAIDSTYTFEQAAEAHTKMLNGKGMFGKILMKPEGV, encoded by the coding sequence ATGAAAGCCGTTGTATACAATGAATACGCACCAGATGATAATTATGCTAAAATCCTCAAAGTCCAGGATATAGATGACCCAAAACCAAAGTCAGATGAAGTAGTTTTTGAAGTTAAGTCCACTGCTCTGAATTATAATGATATTTGGGGAATGCGTGGAGTTCCAGTCGCAGTTCCATTGCCACACGTATCAGGCTCTGATGCTGCAGGTGATGTTATCGCAGTTGGTGAGGATGTAAAAAATATCAAAGTTGGAGATAAAGTAGTTTCTCATTCTAATATGTCGTGCAGAGTATGTAAGGCATGTACTGACGGTAGAGAATTTGATTGTATTAAGAGAACCATTTGGGGATTCCAAACTGGCCCAACTTGGGGAGCATTCCAAGAAGTAACTCATTTGCCTGAAGTAAACGTTTCAAAAATACCTGAAGGAGTTTCATATGATGAGGCAGCTGCCGCATCAATGACTATTCTTACATCTTGGCACATGTTAGTTGGTAGAGCTAAGATTACTCCTGGCCAAACTGTATTGATTATGGGTGGTGGTTCTGGAGTTGGAAGCTTTGGAATTCAAATCGCAAAGCTATACAACTGTGATGTAATTGCAACTGCAAGTCCTGACAAACTAGACAAATGTTTAGAACTTGGAGCAGATTATGCTGTAGATCATAGAAAAGATGATTGGAGTAAGGAAGTCTACAAGATTTCAAAAGAAATTGCAAAGAGGAAGGGTGAAGCTCCAGGAATTGATTTATCATTTGATCACATTGGTGAAACACACTGGAATCAACAATTACAATTGTTGAAGTACGGTGCAACTCTTGTTTCGTGTGGAGCAACCACTGGTTACAATGCAAAGACTGATCTCAGACATGTGTTCTTTAAAGGAACTAATATCTTGGGTTCAACACAAGGAACTAAAGCCGAACTTGATCAAGCTCTTTACTGGATGGGTCAAGGAAAAATTAAAGCAGCAATTGACTCAACATATACCTTTGAGCAAGCAGCTGAGGCTCACACAAAGATGTTGAACGGAAAAGGAATGTTCGGAAAAATCTTAATGAAGCCAGAGGGCGTCTAA
- a CDS encoding tetratricopeptide repeat protein, with the protein MVDLLDPSNVITMMFNAGKYDKLYNYCKELLKKVPDDMVALQNISLSLIHLKKYDEAIVFCDKVLEIKNSDTYALKNKIYALESLKQYEQVLELCGRILLTNPKDIWTLNSMGLSLNELNRHQDALEYYDTSLLIDPNDVTALMNKAISLSHLGNFEDSIEYYDRAQIIDSELKEISIAKSRLFEKLGMKDNSFLAAQGILNKDMEKIKNDAKNNKCSVFHQFCENEFKNLDTK; encoded by the coding sequence ATGGTTGACCTGCTTGATCCTTCAAACGTAATCACCATGATGTTCAATGCTGGAAAATACGATAAATTGTATAACTATTGTAAAGAATTACTAAAAAAAGTCCCAGATGACATGGTAGCACTACAAAATATTTCATTGTCTTTGATTCATTTAAAAAAATATGATGAGGCCATTGTTTTTTGTGATAAAGTACTGGAAATAAAAAATTCAGATACCTATGCGTTAAAAAATAAGATTTATGCCCTTGAAAGTTTAAAACAATATGAACAAGTTTTAGAATTGTGTGGTCGAATTCTACTGACAAATCCAAAAGATATCTGGACTTTAAACAGCATGGGCCTGTCTCTTAATGAATTAAATCGTCACCAGGATGCCCTTGAATATTATGACACGTCTCTTCTGATAGATCCAAATGATGTGACTGCTTTAATGAACAAGGCAATTTCTCTTAGCCATCTTGGTAATTTTGAAGATTCAATTGAATATTATGATAGAGCTCAAATTATTGACTCTGAATTAAAAGAAATATCTATTGCAAAATCCAGATTATTTGAAAAATTGGGGATGAAGGATAATTCGTTTTTGGCAGCACAGGGAATTCTTAACAAAGATATGGAAAAAATTAAAAATGATGCCAAGAACAACAAATGCTCTGTTTTTCACCAATTCTGTGAAAATGAATTTAAAAACTTGGATACAAAATAG